A genome region from Gambusia affinis linkage group LG24, SWU_Gaff_1.0, whole genome shotgun sequence includes the following:
- the pln gene encoding cardiac phospholamban isoform X2 translates to MERVQHMTKSAIRRASQIEVNPQAKRNLQELFVNFTLILICLLLIYIIVLLSS, encoded by the coding sequence ATGGAGCGCGTCCAGCACATGACCAAGTCGGCCATCCGTCGAGCATCTCAGATCGAGGTGAACCCCCAGGCCAAGAGGAACCTGCAGGAGCTCTTTGTCAACTTCACCCTCATCCTCATCTGCCTGCTGCTCATCTACATCATCGTCCTGCTGAGCAGCTGA